A stretch of DNA from Camelus ferus isolate YT-003-E chromosome 18, BCGSAC_Cfer_1.0, whole genome shotgun sequence:
TCTATGTATACACTCTCTATAGTCATATTTAATATGGTACCTCACTTTTTAACATCTCATGATATGGACATTTTCATTCTATACGTGAGAGAATACTGATAAATGTTCTCATATGTGACTTaacatacaatatatattttacacgtttatttatattaacattttaatatactggtaatacaaatttctttttagttttcaagAGATCTATGAAGCCAAAAGGCAGGAGTTCTTTGATCAGTGTCAGAGGGAAGAAGAAGAGTTGAAACAGAAATTTATGCAGCGAGTAAAGGAGAAAGAAGCAGCATttaaagaagctgaaaaagaggTAAATATTGCTAGTTGGATATAATTTGCATTCAAGTTTAGGTGAGTTGGGGGTTTTAAGCTCAAGAGTTTGGATGATTTTTTTGGAGGATACTTGCTATTCTTCAAAAAGTAGCTGTTTACCATATATGTTTTGaatacagcctttaaaaattacagtCTATAATGTCATTTTTTCTATAATACTTggataatttgcttttttatttttttaagttgaagtataactgacttacaatattatattagtttcaggtatataacagtgattcaatatttttatacattacaaaatgatcaccatgatgtCCTTGTTAatgtctgtcaccatacaaagctaTTACAGTATTTTTCACTCTGTTCctcatgctgtacattaaatcccctgacatttattttaagtttgtatctcttaatctcctttacctatttcactcatcccctaactccactctcttctggcagccaccagtttgttctctgtatctacgagtgtgtttctattttattatgtttgttcatttgaattgtttcttagattccatgtatatgtgaaatcatatggtatttgtctctctctatctgacttatttcacttagtgtaatacgctccagttccatccatgttgttgcaaaaggcaagatttcattcttttctctggctgagtaatatttaattgtatacatataccacattttctttgtccatccATCTATTGGTGGTtaatgttgcttccatgtcttggctattgtaaataatgctacaatgaacataggggtgcatatatcttttcaaattaagtgttttggttttcttcagaAAAGTAACCAGAAgaggaattactggatcatatggtagttttatttttaatttttttataggaatctccatcctgttttccatagtggctgtatcaatttacattcccaccaacactgcccaggtgttcccttctcttcacatCTTTGTGAACTTGTTAagtgttgtctttttgataatagccattttgaaGGGTGTGaggagatatctcattgtgaatttgacttgcatttccctgatgatcagtgatattgagcattttttcatgtacctggcAGTCACCtatccttcaactttgttcttttccttcaatattgtgttggttaTCCTGGATCTTTTGTTTTGCCATAAAAcgttagaatcagtttgtcaatatctataaaataaattgctgggattttgattaggaTGGCAATGAGTCTATAGATCAAGTTGAGAAGAGTTGACATCTTGACAACATTATCTTCCTATCCATAAGCATGAAATCTTTAGTTAgctttcttctctaatttttttcatcaagcttttatagttttcctcatatggatcttgcatatattttgttagatttatacaagtatttcttttttggggtgcTAATGCAATTAGCATTGTGtttttttacttcaaattctacttgttcattgctggtatataggaaagcaattaatctttgtatattaactttgtatcttGCCATCTTGCTATAATCTCCAATTTGTTCCAGGAGTTTTTgtcaattcttttggattttctatgtagatgaTTACAttatctgtgaacaaagacagttttatgtctttcttcccaatctgtatatgttttattttccttctcttgctttttttgcATTAGCaaggacttccagtacaatgttgaaagGGAGTGGTGAGGGGGGACGGCTTTATCTTGAAACCgatttgcaggaaaacttttagtCTCTCACTAGAGTAGttaatttttaacatgtttatgTAGTAAGATAAAGTTTAGCTTTCTCTGATTTCTACCCTCATGCTCCCatctttaagtaaaaattttctcAATGATTTTGCCATCATTTATAAATACCACATTCTCACATTGCCAGCCTCTCCAATCATTCTCCTTGCCTTTGTACCTAGATGCTCATTTGCTTCTTAGGTCCAAAAATGTAATTACCAGAGACAGCTGACTCCAGTAGagataaaagttatgtttatttgGAACCACGTACCTCAACCTTTGCTGCACACTAAAATCATCTAGGGAATTTTTAAAGCACAGAGTCTAGGTTTTAGCTCGAGACATTCTGATGTAATTGATCTGTGTGCAGCCTGAGCACTGGTAAATTTACAAGCTCACTGAGTGATTCTAATGGGCACCTAGGATTGAGAGCCACCAGTGTTAACACTGCACTTGAGTTCTTTACAGCCAAATAAGCCAGCTAATTAATATTGTGGCAGTAGAAGGCCCTAGCctatttgtttttcagaaggTTAAACTGCAAATAAGCctgttctttatagttttacagCAGATAAGCtctatagctttaaaaaaaaaacacacctcCTTTGATGAATACAAGCAATCCTTATATGGCTGAATGTCACATCAAAGACCCATGCCTGTCTCTAATGGAATCTAAGGTGATATTATCTCCTttacagggtttttttggtttaaatcccacagattaaataaaaatttgcaagtaaataaaaaaagtaactgaataagggttttttggtttctttctatAATTATGCTAATTTCACTTCACATGGAAATTATTAGACTTTCAAAAGGTCTTTATCAATTGAAATCTCAACAAATGTTTCACAACCCATGctatattttaatgtatgtatttttagtgACTGAGGATCtatcaaattttatttgaagaaatttggggggaaaggtAAAGTGAGAAAATATACCTCATAAGGAAAAGTAAAGTGTTTTACCAATTGAATGTTGCTTATAGCTGTGAGTTTTATTACATTTGATTCAATGGGGatacagttaaaattaaaattgggaGAAACTTCATATAcgaatttttactttaaacatgaATTTTTGAGACTGTTATTAAGATCAGGCTCTACTCTAATGATTtctaccagaaaaaaagaactgggTTCCTGGGACTGTGCCACCATAGTGTGCTTTGAGTCACAACTGCAGATTTGTTTCACAGCTTCAGGACAAGTTTGAGCATCTTAAAAGAATCCAACAAGAGGAGACAATGAAACttgaggaggagagaagacaactggaagaagaaatcatagatttttataaaatgaagactgCCTCTGGATCACTGCAGACTCAGGTGTGCACCAATACAAAGAAGGACAAAGATCGTAAGAAATAGTCCTCTCTTGCCATTCTCCGTGTTGTCGAGCTCTGTAAGTCTTCAGCCTATTTTTCTGTGAGATGTTCCTCATAGCACTTACCTCTGATTGCAGTTTtgctaagttttaaaatttgtttgccGATCCTGTATTTTCCCCAATtagactgtgaactccttgagaGCAGCTACCTTGACCATCTTGTTAGATGCTGTATCCTCAGTGTTTAGAACAAGACTAGCAGAGAATTGGCACTCACTCAATATTTgctgaaatgaaggaaaaatcaaagaaatatataGAACAGTGTAAAAAGTGCTGATGAGCTGTGGACATTCTTTTACTATATACCCCAACTTGTGGCTCCAGTgcagaagtatatatatatatatattttcacatctAAACAGAAGTAAAGGATTTCCCAGGGAGTCATAAGCATAAAATGTTATGTTATAAAAAGCAACTTCCTTAGGCTCATATTCCTTACCAAATTCTACTGATAATAATTTCTTGATAGCTTTTATTACAATAAAAGATTATTTCTCATTAGAACTCTCATGCTTTGATGTCAGACATTGTAAAATTAATATTAGAATAAAACTTCAAAAGTTAGAGCCAGAGAACAATGCGAACTGGGGATAACCTTTGGATGATAATACTATGCCTTATATATTTGGAGTATATGTTAAAACTAAAGTTACCAAAATCTTAGACGATAAGGTGGATATTTTTGCCATTTaaggggaaagcattcagtctgtCACAATTATGTATGAAGTGCGTACTTTTGTACAGGCTGAGAGGGTTCCCTTCCGTTTGTAGTTTCCTCAAAGTTGAAAtgtgaatgttgaattttgacatatattaagatgatcatatggttttcttatttagttCATTGATtgttttttgaatgttaaaccaagATTGCATTTATATATTCCTTGTTCTTACTGTCAACATTTTATTAAGGATTATTGTTCATTAGGGATATTAGtctgaacttttgttttcttggaaCATCATTTTTGGCTTCTGGTAttaggattattttaaatttgtaaaatgagatggGAAGAGTTCCCTCCTACTCTCATTTCTAAAGGAGGCTGTCTAAGATTAGCATtttactattatatttttaatagaattaacCAGTAAAACCATCTGGCCTGAGGTTTTCTTCActgggcagttttttttttactacaaataCAATTATCATACAGGTCTCAGGCTCttcatcatttctctttcttattgaGTTAGTTTTACTAAGATTTGTTTTTCAAGAAATATGTTCATGTAACCTGTCAAATGTATTGACATAATGTTGTTTACAGTAactcattattattcttttaatatctgAGCATTTACGATGATCTCACTGATGCTAGTAATTTGTGgggttttcccttttttctacttaatatttcttgctaattttatattaatgttttcAAGAAATTAAATGTTGGCTTTTTTGGTTGTTGCTTCTTATATCTTTCTGCacttacctttattatttcccttcttcAATGTACTTTgggttattttgttctttttcctagCTTCTTAAGGTAGACTCTAGACTACTGATGTAAACATTTCATTTCTATTACAGGCTTTTGAAGCCATAAATATTCTTCTGAGCACTTCTGTAGATGCATctcataaaattttatgttatttttgtgCTATTTTACTTGAAATAACATGTTACTACTGTTAAGGTGGCAATGCTGTATAACAGCGTTCCCAGTGAGGGAACTAAAATCTCTCATTGCgcttataaaataattaagtatatCACAGTCTAAACTTTCATGAATTGAACTTGAAATGAATTGAAGGTAGGGAGGGATACGGAAGGAAATACTGACTCAAAgttaacaaaaaaagacaaataaataatgtaaacatgCATTAAAACTTAAGTTCCAACTCTTTGCCATCTACTTGAAATTTATACACCTCATCTGCCACGAAAAAGAAGATCATTGAAGAGGATGTATTTGGAGAAATAGACATCAATTGAAATAAGTGGATTTTCCCAAATTACTTCCCTTCCAAAGTTGGAAAGGAAAAACCTGAAATAGTGAAAAAGTTTGAAgacaatgaagaaagaaatatatcaaaGCAATCTAAAAAAGTCAATGTTAGAAAACACATAAAGTGTGATATTATTGATTTAAGGGACATagggataaagaaagaaagaaagaaagatatctGAAGATAGCAGAAAGGTCAGGATTTTTGGATGCCAGTCTTGTTCTTGGCTACTCCTGAGAACGTCTCCAGCCTCAAGGCAAACAAACATTCCTGTCACTCATTGAAAGTGACAGTGCTGACAAGACTTTTAAGAGCCCTCTTTATGTCCTTGTTCCTTAGAGAGTAAATAAATGGATTCAGCATTGGAGTGACCACAGTGTACATCACAGAGGCTATTGCACTGGCTCTGGAATTTTGGGTAGCGGCAGAACTGAGGTACACCCCAAGACCTGTGCCATAACACAAGGAAACAATGGAAAGATGAGACCCGCAGGTGGAAAATGCCTTATACTTCCCGCTTGTTGATGTAATTCTCAGTATGGAGGAGAAAATACGAGAATAAGAAACAATAATGCCAGAAAGGGGGATAATGCCCAACAGCCCAGTGGCAAAATACATCTCTATGACATTGAGGAGAGTGTCAGAACAGGCAAGTTGGATAACCTGATtgatttcacagaagaaatgggGGATCTCCAAGTCAGTACAAAAGGAAAGCCGCAACACCAGTAAACCACGTAGCAAAGCGTCCAGGACACTCAATGTCCAAGATGCCAGCAAGAGCAAGCCACAGAGATGGGGGTTCATAATGGCTGTGTAGTGCAGTGGATGGCAGATGGCTACGAACCGGTCATAGGCCAtcacagagaggaggaaaatgtCCAGTTCTgcaaaaaggatgaaaaaatacATCTGGGTGAGGCAGCCTTTGTAGGTGATGCTTTTGTTCTGGATgtggatgttcagcagcatctttgggatggtggtggaggtgaaaCAGATGTCTGAAAAATACAagttggagaggaagaagtacatgggcgTGTGGAGGTGGGAGTCAAAGAGGGTGGTGAGAATGATGAGCAGGTTTCCAGCAAAAGTAATCAGGTACATGAAGAGGAAAAGCCAAAAGAGGAGAGGCTGCATCTCTGCCTCTTCTGACAGTCCGAGGAGAATAAATTCTGAAAACTGTGTGTGATTTTCTTGTTCCATATAGCTGGTGTGACTGTCTTGAACGatgcaataaaaaatacaaacagacatTATCAACCAACGGAATTAGtattgattatatttttcatgttatataaataaatgttaatattacagtttacacataaaataaatacatcccTGTGTTTTGTCAATGGATCATGGTTAGTTTAGCTGAAAAATTCAGAGGATTAAAAAATGCAGCCAATCTCTTTCTGCCACCATCCCCACTCCAGTTTACAATCTGGGCCCTAGTCATATCTTATCCCTCAAAACCAGCATGATTTCTACCATTTCTCTGAGATAGGATTATCTAGCTCCTTGCTCTTCAAAGTCACCCACGGAACCACAGCCCCAGCATCATCTGGAAAActtgatagaaatgcagaattatATAAGAAATCTTACATAAAGCTTATGGATAATAAGAATGCAGCCACGGTTCTAATCAGCTTATGTTTGTCAATTCATTTGATGCTCATAGTGCTACAAGGTAGACAAATTACCAGTTGCTGGttgtttaaaacaacagcaatatATTTCCTTACAGTTCCGCAGAAATTTGAAATTAGTTTCTCTGAGCTAAAGTCAAATTGTTGCtatggctggctccttctggaggctctggcgGGGGATCtgtcttttccagtttctggagcCTGTCTATAGATTCTTTGGACTTTTACTCACATTCCTCTGAGCTCTTGTTTCCATCATCTCACGGCCTCTGTCTCCTTGATCTCCTGCCTCCCTTATAAGGAACACTACAATTAGACTGGGCTCACCCAGACAACCCAGagtaatctccccatctcaaaattcTTGACATAGTCTTAACATAGTCACATCTGCAAAACGCTTTTTTGCCATAGAAggtatattcacaggttctggggatgtGGACCTGGATATCTTTGGGGGACATTATTTAACCTGTCAGAAGGCATGATGCAGAAGGGAAAGTAAACATAGAGCATATACATGGACATGAAAAGATGAGAAATGACAGTGATATAAACATAAACTATTAAACACTACTGTTGTATAAGAAAGAACGTGTCTGGTTATGGTTATGGGTTGCTAAGGTGGAGCGTCAAAAAACCCTTATAGTTCCACAATTGATAGGAGTGTCCTAGTATGCTAATGATGTGACTTAGGTTGGGCCTTTGGATGGCttctggatgggggctggtca
This window harbors:
- the LOC106729218 gene encoding olfactory receptor 7A17, with product MSVCIFYCIVQDSHTSYMEQENHTQFSEFILLGLSEEAEMQPLLFWLFLFMYLITFAGNLLIILTTLFDSHLHTPMYFFLSNLYFSDICFTSTTIPKMLLNIHIQNKSITYKGCLTQMYFFILFAELDIFLLSVMAYDRFVAICHPLHYTAIMNPHLCGLLLLASWTLSVLDALLRGLLVLRLSFCTDLEIPHFFCEINQVIQLACSDTLLNVIEMYFATGLLGIIPLSGIIVSYSRIFSSILRITSTSGKYKAFSTCGSHLSIVSLCYGTGLGVYLSSAATQNSRASAIASVMYTVVTPMLNPFIYSLRNKDIKRALKSLVSTVTFNE